In Alteromonas mediterranea DE, a single genomic region encodes these proteins:
- a CDS encoding DUF2721 domain-containing protein encodes MDTLIPSLSQLIEFAVAPVFLLTGIAGFLNVMSSRLGRISDRVRVAERQIHTLSDPHIVDRSKKEIKVLWRRVKVINWAIGLCVASGLMVCTVIMALFSGSLWVVDLKTPIIVLFILAMMFLISALVVFLVEVKLATNTINMVRTIR; translated from the coding sequence TTGGACACACTTATACCTAGCCTTTCACAACTTATTGAATTTGCCGTAGCGCCTGTATTTTTACTTACGGGTATAGCAGGCTTTCTTAATGTGATGTCATCTCGTCTTGGGCGTATATCTGACCGAGTCAGAGTAGCGGAGCGACAAATTCATACGCTGTCAGACCCACACATTGTAGATCGCTCCAAAAAAGAGATAAAAGTGCTGTGGCGCAGGGTAAAGGTGATCAATTGGGCGATTGGGCTATGCGTGGCATCAGGGCTTATGGTGTGCACCGTTATCATGGCGCTTTTTTCAGGGTCACTTTGGGTTGTTGACTTAAAAACCCCAATTATTGTTTTGTTTATACTGGCAATGATGTTTCTAATTAGTGCGCTTGTTGTTTTTCTTGTAGAGGTGAAGCTTGCGACTAACACCATCAATATGGTGCGCACCATTAGATAG